The following proteins come from a genomic window of Ignisphaera sp.:
- a CDS encoding chromate transporter yields MGEATLLTLFITFLKIGAVMFGGGQAMIPILRYEVVVRNQWLSEEEFLDLVAIAESTPGPVAVNAATYIGYKTCGPIGSLIATIAVILPAFLTILAIAMALQRFYQNYIVRSVLNGIRAAVIGLFTAALLTVVRGIYKGLQPISTVATTVIAIAVFALITIFDVDPIILIIASAIAGLALGLLGVWNL; encoded by the coding sequence TTGGGCGAAGCAACACTATTGACACTCTTCATAACATTTTTGAAAATCGGCGCTGTTATGTTTGGCGGTGGGCAGGCGATGATCCCCATTCTCAGATACGAGGTTGTTGTACGCAACCAGTGGCTCTCCGAAGAGGAGTTCCTAGACCTTGTTGCAATAGCAGAGTCGACCCCAGGGCCAGTAGCGGTTAACGCCGCTACATATATAGGCTACAAAACTTGTGGCCCGATAGGCTCTCTCATAGCAACAATAGCTGTGATACTACCAGCATTCCTAACAATACTCGCCATAGCCATGGCGCTACAGAGGTTTTACCAAAACTATATTGTTAGAAGCGTCTTGAACGGGATTAGAGCAGCTGTGATAGGCCTCTTCACAGCAGCCCTGCTAACAGTTGTTAGAGGCATATACAAGGGGCTACAACCAATCTCAACAGTAGCAACAACAGTGATAGCCATAGCAGTATTTGCATTAATCACAATATTCGATGTAGATCCAATAATACTCATCATCGCATCAGCAATAGCAGGCCTAGCACTAGGGCTTCTAGGCGTCTGGAATCTGTGA